One Triticum dicoccoides isolate Atlit2015 ecotype Zavitan chromosome 4B, WEW_v2.0, whole genome shotgun sequence genomic window carries:
- the LOC119293257 gene encoding oleosin 18 kDa-like, whose protein sequence is MADRGGYVQVQHGQYGGGHHGGQQQHGRQMGEQMKGMFQEKAPSASQALTVATLFPLGGLLLVLSGLALAGTVVGLAVATPVFLLFSPVLVPAALTIGLAVTGFLTSGALGLGGLSSLTVLANTARQAFQRTPDYVEEARQRMADAAAAAGHKTQQAGHAIQSRAEDARAGGGGHTGATGGAGAGTGTGTRASS, encoded by the coding sequence ATGGCGGACCGCGGGGGCTACGTGCAGGTGCAGCACGGGCAGTACGGCGGCGGGCACCACGGCGGGCAGCAGCAGCACGGGCGCCagatgggcgagcagatgaagggcaTGTTCCAGGAGAAGGCGCCGTCGGCGTCGCAGGCGCTGACGGTGGCGACGCTGTTCCCGCTGGGCGGGCTGCTGCTGGTGCTGTCCGGGCTGGCGCTGGCGGGCACCGTGGTGGGGCTGGCCGTGGCCACGCCCGTGTTCCTGCTCTTCAGCCCCGTGCTGGTCCCGGCCGCGCTCACCATCGGCCTGGCCGTCACCGGGTTCCTCACCTCCGGCGCGCTGGGGCTGGGCGGCCTCTCCTCGCTCACCGTCCTCGCCAACACGGCGCGCCAGGCGTTCCAGCGCACCCCGGACTACGTGGAGGAGGCGCGCCAGCGCATGGCCGATGCCGCCGCGGCCGCGGGGCACAAGACGCAGCAGGCCGGCCACGCCATCCAGAGCCGCGCGGAGGACGCGCGCGCCGGAGGAGGTGGCCACACCGGCGCCACCGGCGGAGCGGGCGCCGGCACCGGCACCGGCACCAGGGCGTCGTCGTAA